The DNA segment CTAAAGAATGACTAAAAAAATGGGCCTCACTAAATAAGTGGGTTGatataaataaatacaacaaATGGACTTCTTCTTTTATGTGGGGTGTGCCTCAACATCAGCAACAGTATTGTGGTCCAACTTCTTAACTCCAACACCCCCATCAAGGTGGAAGGTGACTGAACCCCCAGCTTGAGCAGTAAGGAATGATGGACAAGGCCAGTCAAAGGCTTAGTAAAGACATCAGCAAGTTGAGAAGTAGTAGGAACATGGTGCAAGGCAATAAGAACCTTATGAAGCTTTGTCCTAATGAAATGGCAGTCCACCTCAATGTGTTTTGTCCTTTCATGAAAGACATGATTCTTGGCAATGTGGATGGATGCATGATTATCATAGAAAACAGGCACATCAGCAGGAACAGGAGCACCAAAATCAGAAAGCAGCCTAACAAGCCAAGTGAGCTCACCAACAACCTTACTGATGGCCATATACTCAGTCTCAGTAGAAGAAAGAGACACAACATGCTCCTTCTTAGCCTTCCAACCAATAAGAGAACCACCTAAGAGAATGCAGAACCCAGTAACAGATATCCTGGTGTCTGGGCAGGCAACCCAGTCACTATCACAATAAGCAGATAGGGAAAGATGAGGGGAGCTGCTGATGAAGACCACAACTTCAGAAGAACCTTGAAGATATATGAGTATATGCAAGGCTGCATGCATGTGAGAGGAAGTAGGCTTCTGAAGATATTGACTGAGATGTTGTACAACAAAAGCCAGGTCTAGTCTAGTGTGAGTGAGAAAGTTGAGCTTACCCACCAGACTTCTATAGGTCTCATGAGAAGGAAAAGGATCACCCATATCTACCTTGAGCTTGACAGACAGGTCTTTAATAAACTTTTAATAAACTTTCTCTGATGAAGGAGCAGGCTATCAGAGTGGTAAGCAACTTCAATTTCAAGAAAGTAATTGAGAACCCCCAAGTCTTTGATCTTAAACTCATTATCCAGAAAACTCTTTAAATAAGTAATTTCTTCCAAATCATTACCATTGAGaataatatcatcaatatatacagCCAACAAGACAGTAGAAGAAGCAGACTTCTTAGAAAAGAGGGAGAAATCATTTAGAGAAGAAGAGTATCCCTTGGAACATAAGGCTTGAGACATCTTGGCATACCATTGCCTAGAAGCCCGTCTCAAACTATATAAGGACTTCTGAAGAAGGCAAACCAAgggagaagaagatgaagcaaaacCAGATAAAGGGGTGGCTGACAACCCAGGGGGCAACTTCATATAAACCTCTTCATCCAAATCACCATGAAAAAAGCATTGTTGACATCAAGTTAAAAAAGAGGCCAATTTTGTTTGACAGCGATAGCAACAAGGCACTTAACAGTTGAAAATTTGACAACAGGGGAGAAGGTTTCAGTGAAATCCACACCCTCAACTTGGGTGTCACCCCTAATAACCAATCTAGCCTTATATTTTTCCACAGTCCCATCAGCCTTATACTTGATCTTATAAACCCATTTACAACCAATGGGTTTCTTACCTGGAGGTAGTTGAACTATAGACCAAGTATGATTGGCTTCTAAAGCTTCAAACTTCTTCCTCATGGCTTCCTGCCATGCAGGAATAGAGGCAGCCTACTAATATAAGGTAGGCTCTACCTCAGCAGTGTTAACTAAACTATGAAGACAAGCAGAAGAAGAACTGGGGCCAGACAGAGATGGAGGAAGGTTACAAACATAATGTTGTAGATGAGAAGGAGGAACATGAGTCCTGCTGAACCTCCTTGGAGCAGGTGGTGTGGGCAAAGAAGGAGATTGGTGTTGTGAAGAAGGAGGAGATGGGGAAGAAGGAGATTGTTGATGTGAAAAAGAAGGAGATGGTGAAAGGGAAGTAGGGGGTACATAAGTTGAAGAAGTATCATGCAAGGAATTGTTAGTAGGGAAACTCCAACTAGTAGAGGGGTTAAGAGGAAGAGAAATAGCATTGGGAATGGACACAGAAGAAGCAAAGGGAAAGACATTTTCATGGAAGACTACATCCCTGGATATTAGGGTAAGCTTAGTTTTTAAGTTGTATAATTTGTAACCCTTTTTAGACAATGGATATCCCAGAAAAACACAAGGGTCAACTCTAGGTTGAAACTTATCCCTATGACATTTGGGGACTGAGGCAATACAGAGACAACCAAATGTTTTAATATGGTCATAAGAAGGAGTTTGTCCAAAAAGTAACTCAAAAGGCATTTGTTGTTAAGAAGTTTAGAAGGGAATCTATTTATAAGATAGGTAGCAGTAAGCACACAATCACCCTAGAATCTAATAGGTAGGTGAGAATGAAAGAGTAAGGCTCTTGAGGTTTCTAATAGATATCTATGCTTTCTTTCAaccacaccattttgttgtggtgtgtgAGAGCAAGAAGTTTGGTGGATTATTCCATTTTCAGCAAAGAAATTACTGCCACAATTACTAGACCCAAGCTCAAATACATTGTCACTTCTAATGGTTTGTACAACAAATTGGAATTGTGTTTTGATAATGGCAATGAAAGCTTTGATAAGAGAAAAAGCATTGCTCTTGGACCCCATAAGGTTAGTCCAAGTAGCTCTAGTGAAGTCATCAACTATGGTTAGGAAATATTTACACCCATTATGAGTAGGAGTTCCATAAGGACCCCAGGTATCCACATGTATAAGTTGAAAATGATGTGTAGTTTTAATAGAACTATCAGGAAAAGGTAACCAAAGTTACCTTACTAATGGACAAACAGTACAAATGAAAGGATGTTTAGTGGAAAATTTACAAGGTATATGAGAAATTTCTTTCATCCTAACAAATGGTATATGCCCCTGTCTATTATGCCATAACATCTCCATTTTATTCAATTCAGAATTATATGTACAATGAGAACAAGAAACAGAATCAACAGCTAATGGAGAATGATATTTACAAGGAAtattttcaacaagtaaaggggCAATTATAAAACTAGACTGACATGCTATTGCATGAGATTGAAGAGAAGGGGAGGACTGCACAAGTCTGTAAATACCATTATCCAATTTATCAATTTCTAGTGGCCTCTTTAGTGAAGGGGCCTGTATTAAACAGGAAAACATAGTAAATAGGACAATAAAATCTAACTGGCAAACAAGTTTGGATACAGAGATAAGGTTGTAATGAAAACTAGGAATATAAAGGACATGATGCAATGTGAAGCAAAGGAATTGAATGGAACCAGTGCATATTACCTTGACCTTATAACCATTTGGAAAAGTAACTAAGTATGGTATGATTAATGGTTTAATGTCAAAGAGAAGGTCTTTATTGGAGGTCATGTGGTCAGTGGCCCCAGAATCTATAATCCAAATGCATTCATCTACTTTAGTTAACATGAAAGCACCATAAGATACATTTTTCATATAACTGGGTGGAGAGAAAGTACCAGCAAAGTTGGCAGATGCCATGAGGCTGGACTAGGGCTATGACTTTGAAATTTGTGTgtgttgaagcagcatcataagTTGTGAATATTGATCCTTGGTTAACCCAGGAATCAAAGACTCTGACTCAGAAGACCCTTCAGCTGGAGAGTGAGAACTCTCAACAGTATTATGAAAACCAACAGAATTTGGATAACCCTGCACCTCAACATTTGCATCAGTCCTCTTACCCTTTGTAAATTTGAAACCTGGTAGGAACCCATGGAGCTTATAACATTTGTCAACCAAATGTCCAGGATTCTTGCAATACCTATTCACTATATTTGACTTGTTGAGATCAAAGTTAACTCTTTTATTGAACTGTTTAGGTGGAGTAGGTGTCCCTGAGAACTTGTTAGTGAGATGGGCATTGAAAGAGGCAGAATCAGTACAAAATTGGGATGGTAAGGATGCTTGTCTTTGTCTCTCATCCTGAAGCAAGATGTTGTAGGCAGTGTCTAGAGATGGAGGAGGATGCATCACAAGCAGATTAATCCTAACTCCAACATAGGTGTCATTAAGCCCCATGAGAAATTGATGCAACTTGTTCTCATCATCTTCTCTTTGGAGCTCAGATTTGGCAGCACATATGCAAGAACTACCACGAGATGCACGCATGAAACCCAATTCATCCCACAATCTCTTTAGCTTATTGAAGTAAGATGCTATATCTAAAGACCCTTGACTAGTGGATGCGAACTCTTACTTTATCTCAAAAACCTTGGTACCATTGACAGTACCATACATTTTATTAAGCCGAGTCCAAATACTTTGGGCAGTGTCAGAGTACTGGAAACTTTCAGCAATGTCTGGTGTAAAGGAGTTAGTTAGACAAGATATGACCATATTGTTACACCTATACCACTCCTTAAATTGAGGAGAATTTTCAGGAGGTTTGAAAATTGTTCCATAAATAAACCCTATCTTATTCCTAGCAGATTGGGAGACAATCATATTTCGTCTCCATCCCCCAAATCTAGTCCCAGAAAAAGGATTACTAACCAAAGAAATTCTCGAAACATCAGAAGACAGTAGAAACAAGGGACTCGAAGGGTCAGGTATGAAATTAGCAGAGGAACTAGCAGGTACAGAATCATCAACAATAATTAACCATTTTTGGAGTTCAATTACTCAGTGAGAAAATTTATAGAATTCAACCACAGCACATGCAGTCATATATCTTCACTACAATCAGTATCTAATAGATTTAAACAGCAAAAATGAGCTAGATAAGAGAATACCCTTCGTCTTTGCAACCGAAAGACGGTAACGGCCTTGAACTTGAAAGGAATCAAATCCTAACAGCTGGAAAATGAAAAATCCGAAGGAATCAACTTACTTCCACATCAATTTGATGAATCTCAGGTACGACAAACCTCTAAAACCAGCGATTGCGGAAGAAGACTCAATGAAATCAGAAAAACCCTAAATTTCTCAGCGAACAAGAAAACTCTGATGAAAATAGGTGAGGGAAACATCGCAAAGAAGATGTTGAGGAGTAGGAATGGAATctccgctctgataccatgtgaaagAAATAATTTCCATGGATTGATCGAAGTCTATGTCAAGCTTCTGAAGAAATAACGAGAGAAGAGAGAAGGAGATTTTTTCATTTCACAAactgaaaaagagaaaataatttctatatgtTCTAGCAGAGTCCAAAGTTTTTGCTCTATGCAAAATGGGCTAACTACTGAAAAAGGCTAACTACTAAAGAATGACTAAAAAATGGGCCTCACTAAATAAGTGGGATGATACAAATAAATACAACAAATGGACTTCTTCTTTTATGTGGGGTATGCCTCAACATCAGCAACAGTATTGTGGTCCAACTTCTTAACTCCAACAAGAGAAAGATTCTTGTGCTTGTATATGGAAGcactagctcttaaagagttgagaagagagCAAACCTCGCGTCATCATCATCGTCGCTCGACTTTG comes from the Nicotiana sylvestris chromosome 4, ASM39365v2, whole genome shotgun sequence genome and includes:
- the LOC138889215 gene encoding uncharacterized protein, producing MIVSQSARNKIGFIYGTIFKPPENSPQFKEWYRCNNMVISCLTNSFTPDIAESFQYSDTAQSIWTRLNKMYGTVNGTKLKRLWDELGFMRASRGSSCICAAKSELQREDDENKLHQFLMGLNDTYVGVRINLLVMHPPPSLDTAYNILLQDERQRQASLPSQFCTDSASFNAHLTNKFSGTPTPPKQFNKRVNFDLNKSNIVNRYCKNPGHLVDKCYKLHGFLPGFKFTKGKRTDANVEVQGYPNSVGFHNTVESSHSPAEGSSESESLIPGLTKDQYSQLMMLLQHTQISKS